In Lacibacter sp. H375, one DNA window encodes the following:
- a CDS encoding oxidoreductase produces MKKVWLITGCSTGFGRALATEALAQGFRVAVAARKTEDVQDIVSAYPDTAIALKLDVTVPEQIKAAVATTLEKFNQIDVLVNNAGIGYFAAIEESEEAEVRRMFDINFFGLAKMTQEVLPQMRKQKSGHILNISSIGGLRSFPGIGFYNASKYAVDGLSESLHKEVSPLGIKVTIIAPSGFRTDWAGRSAKDTSVKIDDYAITAGKNAGDIRGYSGNQPGDPVRAAKAMIDVTETEHPPLRLLLGAAALKGARIKVEELKRDFETWAAVSEAADFPKE; encoded by the coding sequence ATGAAAAAAGTTTGGCTTATAACAGGTTGCTCTACCGGTTTTGGAAGAGCATTGGCAACAGAGGCATTGGCGCAGGGTTTCCGTGTGGCAGTGGCAGCACGTAAAACGGAAGATGTGCAGGATATTGTTTCAGCTTATCCCGATACTGCCATTGCATTAAAACTGGATGTTACAGTTCCTGAGCAGATCAAAGCTGCGGTGGCAACTACATTAGAAAAATTCAACCAGATTGATGTATTGGTGAACAATGCAGGCATTGGTTATTTTGCTGCAATTGAAGAAAGTGAAGAAGCAGAAGTTCGTCGCATGTTCGACATCAATTTCTTTGGCCTGGCGAAAATGACGCAGGAAGTATTACCGCAAATGCGCAAACAAAAAAGTGGTCATATTCTCAACATCTCTTCTATTGGTGGTTTACGTTCGTTTCCTGGTATTGGATTTTACAACGCAAGTAAATATGCAGTTGATGGATTAAGCGAATCGTTGCACAAAGAAGTATCCCCATTGGGCATTAAAGTAACCATCATTGCACCAAGTGGTTTCCGTACCGATTGGGCAGGACGTTCAGCAAAAGACACCAGTGTAAAAATTGATGATTACGCTATAACCGCAGGTAAAAACGCTGGAGACATACGTGGATACAGTGGTAATCAACCTGGCGATCCTGTACGTGCAGCAAAAGCAATGATCGATGTAACAGAAACAGAACATCCCCCATTACGTTTGTTATTGGGCGCTGCAGCATTAAAAGGCGCACGAATAAAAGTAGAAGAATTGAAACGTGATTTCGAAACATGGGCAGCCGTAAGTGAAGCTGCCGATTTCCCAAAGGAATAA
- a CDS encoding type I restriction endonuclease subunit R produces MSHISENHIELLTIQRLEQLGYSYIYGPAIAPDSETPERESFEQVLLTVRLQKAVQKINPSLPATAHTEAVREIQRIASPELLTNNETFHRYLTEGIPVNKRVDGDDRGDRVWLIDFNNPLNNEFVVANQFTIIENNHNKRPDVIVFVNGIPLVVMELKNAADENATIKSAWQQIDTYKAMIPSLFIYNGFNIISDGLEAKAGSVSAGLSRYMAWKSADGKAEASHLVSQLETLIAGMLNKETLLDIIRHFIVFEKSKKEDGATGITTISTVKKLAAYHQYYAVNRAVESTLRASGFIEPTPNPSREGNAFQNEHLLQESPESYGLPAVKQQPVGDRKGGVVWHTQGSGKSLSMVFYTGKIVLAMHNPTVLVITDRNDLDDQLFDTFAASKQLLRQEPVQAENSNHLKELLKVASGGVVFTTIQKFQPDEGNVYETLSERSNIIVVADEAHRTQYGFKAKTVDEKDKAGNVTGKRIVYGFAKYLRDALPNATYLGFTGTPIENTDVNTPAVFGNYVDVYDIAQAVEDGATVRIYYESRLAKVSLSEEGKELVKEVDDELDQEELTTTQKAKAKWTQLEALVGSEKRIANIAKDIVTHFEQRQQVFEGKAMIVTMSRRIAAELYAAIIALKPEWHHKDLNKGVLKVVMTSASSDGAAISKHHTSKDQRRLLADRMKDPGDELKLVIVRDMWLTGFDAPSMHTLYIDKPMKGHNLMQAIARVNRVYKDKPGGLIVDYLGIASDLKKALSFYSDAGGKGDPTILQEQAVELMQEKLEVVSQMFDASPPNSKRFAYEDYFDADTSRKLSLILAAEEHILGLDDGKKRYINEVTALSKAFAIAIPHDAAMDVKDEVSFFQAVKARLAKFDSTGTGRTDEEIETTIRQVIDQALVSDKVIDVFDAAGIKKPDISILSEEFLLELKGMEHKNIALEVLRKLLNDELKSRIKKNLVKSKTLMEMLENSIKKYHNKILTAAEVIDELIKLGKDITNMDKEAAELGMTDYEYAFYTAVANNDSAKELMTKDKLRELAVVLYERVKENASIDWTIKESVKAKLKVIVKRTLRQFGYPPDMQQLATDTVLKQAELIAGEMNK; encoded by the coding sequence ATGAGCCACATTTCCGAAAACCACATTGAGCTGCTAACCATCCAACGCCTTGAACAATTAGGTTATTCGTACATCTATGGCCCAGCTATTGCACCGGATAGTGAAACTCCTGAACGGGAAAGCTTTGAGCAGGTGCTCTTAACCGTTAGACTGCAAAAAGCGGTACAAAAGATTAACCCATCCCTGCCTGCCACAGCACATACAGAAGCCGTCCGTGAAATACAACGCATTGCATCGCCGGAGTTACTGACCAACAACGAAACCTTTCACCGTTATCTTACCGAAGGTATTCCCGTAAACAAACGTGTTGATGGCGATGATCGTGGCGACCGTGTATGGCTCATCGATTTCAACAATCCGCTCAACAACGAATTTGTAGTTGCCAACCAGTTTACCATTATTGAAAACAACCACAACAAACGGCCCGATGTAATTGTGTTTGTAAACGGTATTCCATTGGTGGTAATGGAACTGAAAAATGCAGCCGATGAAAATGCAACAATTAAATCGGCCTGGCAGCAGATCGATACCTACAAGGCTATGATTCCTTCGCTGTTTATCTACAATGGTTTCAATATTATTTCCGACGGGCTGGAAGCAAAAGCAGGTTCTGTTTCGGCTGGCCTTAGCCGTTATATGGCATGGAAATCGGCCGATGGTAAAGCAGAAGCATCACACTTAGTAAGTCAATTGGAGACATTGATTGCAGGAATGTTGAATAAAGAAACCCTGCTTGATATTATCCGTCACTTTATTGTGTTTGAAAAATCGAAGAAGGAAGATGGAGCAACTGGCATTACAACGATCAGTACAGTAAAAAAACTGGCGGCTTATCATCAATACTATGCTGTGAACAGGGCTGTAGAAAGTACGTTACGGGCATCTGGTTTTATTGAACCCACCCCTAACCCCTCCCGAGAGGGGAATGCGTTTCAGAACGAACATCTTTTACAGGAATCCCCTGAAAGCTATGGTTTACCTGCTGTAAAGCAACAACCTGTCGGCGATCGTAAAGGTGGAGTTGTATGGCATACACAGGGAAGCGGCAAATCTTTGTCTATGGTATTTTATACCGGTAAGATCGTATTGGCCATGCACAACCCAACGGTGTTGGTGATTACAGATCGTAACGATCTGGATGATCAGCTGTTCGATACGTTTGCTGCATCCAAACAACTCTTGCGGCAGGAACCTGTGCAGGCCGAAAACAGCAATCACTTAAAAGAGTTGCTGAAAGTGGCAAGTGGTGGTGTAGTGTTTACCACCATTCAGAAATTTCAACCCGATGAAGGGAATGTGTATGAAACATTATCGGAACGCAGTAACATTATTGTGGTGGCTGATGAAGCACATCGTACCCAGTATGGATTTAAAGCAAAAACAGTTGATGAAAAAGATAAAGCAGGAAATGTAACCGGTAAGAGAATTGTGTATGGCTTCGCCAAATACCTGCGTGATGCATTACCCAACGCTACCTATCTTGGTTTTACGGGCACGCCAATTGAAAATACAGATGTAAACACACCGGCAGTATTCGGTAACTATGTGGATGTATATGATATTGCACAGGCAGTGGAAGATGGCGCAACTGTTCGTATTTATTATGAAAGCCGTTTAGCCAAAGTAAGTTTAAGTGAAGAAGGAAAAGAACTGGTGAAAGAAGTAGATGATGAATTAGACCAGGAAGAATTAACCACTACACAAAAAGCAAAAGCCAAGTGGACACAGTTAGAAGCATTGGTGGGAAGTGAAAAACGGATTGCCAATATTGCCAAAGATATTGTTACACATTTTGAACAACGGCAACAGGTGTTTGAAGGAAAGGCCATGATTGTAACCATGAGCCGACGTATTGCTGCTGAATTGTATGCTGCCATCATTGCATTAAAACCTGAATGGCACCACAAAGATTTAAACAAAGGTGTGTTGAAAGTGGTGATGACATCTGCATCATCAGACGGTGCAGCTATTTCAAAACATCATACCTCAAAAGATCAGCGTCGCTTACTGGCCGACCGTATGAAAGATCCGGGTGATGAATTAAAACTCGTGATCGTAAGGGATATGTGGCTTACCGGTTTTGATGCACCGAGTATGCATACACTGTACATTGATAAACCAATGAAGGGACATAACCTGATGCAGGCTATTGCAAGGGTGAACCGTGTGTATAAAGACAAACCCGGTGGTTTGATAGTTGACTATCTCGGTATTGCTTCAGATTTAAAGAAAGCACTCTCCTTTTACTCTGATGCAGGTGGCAAAGGTGATCCTACAATTCTACAGGAACAGGCTGTAGAACTGATGCAGGAAAAACTGGAAGTAGTATCACAAATGTTTGATGCCTCTCCGCCAAACAGTAAGCGTTTTGCGTATGAAGATTATTTTGATGCTGATACATCACGCAAACTATCGTTGATACTTGCAGCAGAAGAACATATACTTGGTTTGGATGATGGCAAGAAACGATACATCAACGAAGTAACTGCTTTGTCAAAAGCATTTGCTATTGCAATACCACATGATGCTGCAATGGATGTAAAAGATGAAGTTTCTTTTTTCCAGGCAGTGAAAGCAAGGCTGGCGAAGTTCGACAGCACAGGCACAGGACGAACCGATGAAGAAATTGAAACCACCATCCGACAAGTGATTGATCAGGCCTTGGTATCAGACAAAGTGATTGATGTGTTTGATGCAGCTGGCATCAAGAAGCCGGATATTTCCATTTTATCAGAAGAGTTTCTGCTTGAACTGAAAGGCATGGAGCATAAGAACATTGCCTTGGAAGTATTACGCAAGTTGCTGAACGATGAATTAAAATCACGCATTAAAAAGAATCTTGTAAAAAGTAAAACATTAATGGAGATGCTGGAGAACAGCATAAAAAAATATCATAATAAAATTCTTACAGCAGCAGAGGTAATCGACGAACTCATTAAACTGGGTAAAGACATTACCAATATGGATAAAGAAGCTGCCGAATTAGGAATGACTGATTATGAATATGCGTTTTATACGGCAGTTGCCAATAACGATAGCGCCAAAGAGTTAATGACAAAAGATAAACTCCGTGAACTGGCTGTTGTATTGTATGAACGAGTAAAAGAAAATGCATCCATCGACTGGACCATCAAAGAAAGTGTAAAAGCAAAATTGAAAGTAATTGTAAAGCGCACACTTCGTCAATTTGGTTACCCCCCTGATATGCAACAACTCGCTACAGATACAGTCTTGAAACAAGCGGAGTTGATTGCAGGAGAAATGAATAAATAG
- a CDS encoding helix-turn-helix domain-containing protein — translation MEKHEPQPQLPITLDEPMYDKQDILQLFHISNRTLVTWRKNGIIPFLQIGGKIYYPKNLVEAQLEKYRKR, via the coding sequence ATGGAAAAACACGAACCACAACCACAGCTGCCCATTACATTGGATGAACCTATGTACGATAAACAGGATATTCTGCAACTCTTTCATATCAGCAACCGCACACTTGTTACCTGGCGAAAGAACGGCATCATCCCTTTTCTGCAGATCGGCGGGAAAATTTATTATCCTAAAAATTTAGTGGAAGCACAATTGGAGAAGTACAGGAAGAGGTAG
- a CDS encoding TFIIB-type zinc ribbon-containing protein: MKCPVCSTVDLVMSERQNIEIDYCPNCRGIWLDRGELDKIIDKVVASEKSSNTAVPPPAANYSNDYKQQQHAYKHHKKHWLNDLFD; encoded by the coding sequence ATGAAATGCCCGGTTTGTTCAACTGTTGATCTTGTAATGTCGGAAAGACAGAATATTGAAATTGATTATTGCCCCAATTGCAGAGGCATTTGGCTGGATAGAGGTGAGCTCGACAAGATAATCGACAAAGTAGTGGCAAGTGAAAAAAGCAGCAACACTGCCGTTCCGCCACCCGCTGCCAATTACAGTAATGACTATAAACAGCAGCAACATGCCTACAAGCACCATAAGAAACATTGGTTGAATGATTTGTTTGATTAA
- a CDS encoding DUF6159 family protein: protein MSFFDRLSNGWRITQNSFSILKKNKQLIIFPILSSLSLILVIGVFVLGIFASAGWDVEFIQTENQVLNYLMLFVFYFVNYFIVVFFNMALIHCSKLYFNGEEATVSAGLRFSMSRIGAIVSWALFAATVGTILKVIQENSGIIGKFITGLIGIVWGVTTFFVVPVIAYENHGPVSAFKRSAQLMKEKWGESLASTFSLGLIQTLVLLILAVPVVLIAMYINVYVAVFLGIVAGFLSFAVFSAAETLFISSVYHNITGKLDDHFDQQLVDSLFEKK, encoded by the coding sequence ATGAGCTTCTTTGATCGTTTAAGTAACGGGTGGAGAATTACCCAAAACAGTTTTTCTATTTTAAAGAAAAACAAGCAACTCATTATTTTTCCTATTCTTTCTTCCCTTTCATTGATACTGGTGATAGGCGTATTTGTCCTCGGTATTTTTGCATCTGCAGGATGGGATGTTGAATTTATTCAAACAGAAAATCAAGTGCTGAATTATCTAATGCTCTTTGTTTTCTATTTCGTGAACTATTTTATTGTTGTGTTCTTTAATATGGCACTTATCCATTGCAGTAAACTTTATTTCAATGGCGAAGAAGCTACTGTAAGTGCAGGATTAAGATTCAGCATGAGCAGGATTGGTGCTATTGTTTCCTGGGCTTTGTTTGCAGCAACAGTGGGCACAATCCTGAAAGTAATCCAGGAGAACTCAGGTATCATTGGGAAGTTTATTACAGGTTTAATAGGTATTGTGTGGGGTGTTACCACCTTCTTTGTAGTGCCGGTTATTGCATACGAGAACCACGGACCTGTCTCAGCATTTAAACGTTCTGCACAACTGATGAAAGAAAAGTGGGGCGAAAGTCTGGCATCAACATTCAGTCTTGGTTTAATTCAAACATTAGTGTTATTGATACTTGCTGTGCCGGTTGTATTAATTGCGATGTATATCAACGTGTACGTTGCTGTGTTCTTAGGTATTGTGGCAGGTTTCCTCAGCTTTGCAGTATTCAGCGCTGCTGAAACGTTATTTATCAGTTCAGTTTATCACAATATCACCGGTAAACTCGATGATCATTTTGATCAGCAACTGGTAGATAGTTTGTTTGAAAAGAAATAA
- a CDS encoding tetratricopeptide repeat protein has product MKQALPKWTALLFLLLFLNQSIAQKKTMTWTTSSKEAREIAGKGAAHMMNIEFAQAYQKFERALELDPDFTVVLALMANLSNGEAKKKFAERAFATAKDKTEGEQLFVKLVNPDNKQADNQKIWADLYNMFPDGSFIGFFYTISRPTPEEQFTAAQDYHKKFPDVAPIHNILGYMYLQVKKDNAAAKQHFEKYIELYPTGCNPYDSFGEYYFITGDMDNAQKYYRLALEKYPFNTSSIEKLNEIRLAKSKAKAD; this is encoded by the coding sequence ATGAAACAAGCACTCCCAAAATGGACAGCTCTTCTATTTCTTCTCTTGTTCCTGAACCAGAGTATTGCACAGAAAAAAACCATGACATGGACCACTTCATCAAAAGAAGCAAGGGAAATTGCCGGAAAAGGTGCAGCACACATGATGAACATTGAATTTGCACAGGCTTACCAGAAATTTGAAAGGGCTCTCGAACTTGATCCCGATTTTACAGTTGTATTGGCTTTAATGGCTAACCTCAGCAATGGAGAAGCAAAGAAAAAATTTGCAGAACGTGCTTTCGCCACTGCAAAAGACAAAACAGAGGGCGAACAATTATTTGTAAAGCTTGTAAACCCTGATAACAAACAAGCCGACAATCAAAAAATATGGGCCGACCTGTACAATATGTTTCCTGATGGAAGTTTTATTGGCTTCTTTTATACCATTTCAAGACCAACGCCTGAAGAACAGTTTACTGCTGCTCAGGATTACCATAAAAAGTTTCCTGACGTAGCGCCAATTCATAACATACTTGGCTACATGTATCTGCAGGTGAAAAAAGATAATGCTGCGGCTAAACAGCATTTTGAAAAGTACATCGAACTATACCCAACCGGCTGCAACCCGTATGATTCATTTGGAGAATATTATTTTATTACGGGTGATATGGACAATGCCCAGAAGTATTACCGCCTGGCTTTGGAGAAATATCCCTTTAATACGAGTTCAATTGAAAAACTGAATGAAATACGACTTGCAAAATCAAAAGCAAAAGCTGATTAA
- a CDS encoding GIN domain-containing protein gives MKRNLIGFCLVVCIGLLVSSCKKEGFNIITKELNVRDFHKLEIAGEFDIHVTQGANYSVRITGTERDLAELEVKVFDQLLLMDYPHFDLRRRKGTITITMPALQDMVFAGESNITVEGFTETIPVRVETSGESKLYLKMNAPMFQLLASSLSEITVNGIAGELKAETAGAAKIDAYQTPVIKGTAVASSQSTIKLHTLQWLSATAGGKSRIYYKGNPLQENLVIAGDAQIIKE, from the coding sequence ATGAAAAGAAACCTCATCGGTTTTTGTTTAGTTGTTTGCATTGGTCTGTTAGTTTCATCCTGTAAAAAAGAAGGATTCAACATTATTACAAAAGAGTTGAACGTTCGTGATTTTCACAAGCTTGAAATTGCCGGTGAATTTGATATACATGTTACACAAGGTGCCAATTATAGTGTGCGTATAACAGGTACAGAACGAGACCTTGCTGAGCTGGAAGTAAAAGTATTTGATCAGTTATTATTAATGGACTATCCTCATTTCGATTTACGGCGAAGGAAAGGAACTATAACCATCACCATGCCTGCTTTACAGGATATGGTGTTTGCAGGTGAAAGCAATATTACTGTGGAAGGATTTACCGAAACAATTCCTGTGCGTGTGGAAACAAGCGGAGAAAGTAAGCTGTATCTAAAAATGAATGCACCCATGTTTCAACTGCTTGCATCCAGTCTTTCAGAAATAACCGTGAATGGCATAGCAGGTGAACTAAAAGCAGAAACAGCAGGCGCCGCAAAGATCGATGCATACCAAACGCCGGTGATAAAAGGAACCGCTGTTGCCAGCAGCCAATCAACTATAAAACTACATACGCTGCAATGGCTGAGTGCAACCGCAGGGGGTAAGAGCCGCATTTATTATAAAGGCAATCCACTTCAGGAAAATCTTGTAATAGCTGGTGATGCACAAATCATCAAAGAATAA
- a CDS encoding DUF6266 family protein translates to MAIMNKGILGPISGTVGTVIGGSWKGISYLRSQSTSRRTSFSQPQLEQQAKFSTTMKFLQPMTGLLSTSFREFAVEMSGFNNAMRYTLKNAIAGAYPAYTIDYALALVSRGDLPNAGNPSATSTVAGTVSFQWTDNTGVGRAQSTDTSILVVYCPARNQCIYTTAGAVRSAGADAFAVSSFSGEQVHTFIGFISADGKNIANSIYTGALTVL, encoded by the coding sequence ATGGCTATCATGAACAAAGGGATCTTAGGTCCCATCAGTGGTACAGTAGGTACCGTAATTGGCGGCAGCTGGAAAGGTATCAGCTACCTCCGCAGCCAAAGCACAAGCCGCCGTACCAGTTTTTCACAACCGCAGCTTGAACAACAGGCAAAGTTTTCAACCACCATGAAATTTCTGCAACCAATGACGGGTTTGCTCTCTACCAGCTTCCGTGAGTTTGCTGTAGAGATGAGTGGTTTTAACAATGCCATGCGTTACACGCTCAAAAATGCAATAGCGGGTGCCTATCCTGCTTACACAATCGACTATGCATTGGCGCTGGTAAGCCGTGGCGATTTGCCCAACGCAGGCAATCCTTCGGCTACAAGTACGGTAGCCGGCACCGTTAGTTTCCAATGGACAGACAATACCGGTGTTGGTCGTGCACAAAGTACGGATACCAGTATACTGGTGGTGTATTGTCCTGCACGCAACCAATGTATTTACACTACTGCCGGTGCTGTGCGGAGTGCAGGTGCCGATGCATTTGCTGTAAGCAGTTTCAGCGGTGAACAGGTGCATACATTCATTGGCTTTATTTCGGCCGATGGAAAGAACATTGCCAACAGTATTTATACAGGTGCACTAACGGTGCTGTAA
- a CDS encoding sensor histidine kinase, which produces MLRKLYYLIAGTDKAFSFEQRIFNLTSFVLAVFSIQGTVFNSILGLHPTTIILGITGASLTLLTFYLSRFRKLFNPALLIGFTLATIIVLGPLFFYNGASLGPTIYLMVMILTALLLISPPGMQLFFYVMYAVSIISLLVIEYYNPEWIIPYNTNAQRIADYAISLSYTLFFTALVIWLFRRSYDREQRTIMLQKKELETLYADAQEKNIYIQSLIRELHHRVKNNLQVVSSLMSLQSNRVEDEHAKTALQESKTRVDAMAMIHQKLYVDNELAAVNMQDYLQQLTSSLAGSFGLPAFAVETTVQLPNPSMNIDRAVSIGLIVNELVTNACKHAFKQTTHPKLYIQLQQTGDELQLSIADNGIGLKNNNEAESGFGLKLVDILVNQLDASMKVTNKQGTRYTIQMKTE; this is translated from the coding sequence ATGCTGCGAAAACTATATTATTTAATTGCCGGTACCGACAAAGCGTTTTCTTTTGAACAAAGGATCTTTAATCTTACCAGCTTTGTTCTTGCTGTTTTTTCCATACAAGGCACAGTCTTTAATTCTATCCTGGGCCTACACCCCACCACTATCATATTGGGCATAACGGGGGCATCACTTACCCTGCTCACCTTTTACCTTTCACGTTTCAGGAAACTGTTTAACCCGGCTTTGCTGATCGGGTTTACTCTTGCAACAATTATTGTACTTGGTCCTTTGTTTTTTTATAATGGTGCATCGCTGGGTCCAACCATCTATTTAATGGTCATGATTCTTACAGCCCTGCTGTTAATTTCGCCGCCGGGCATGCAGTTATTCTTTTATGTTATGTATGCTGTATCGATCATTAGTCTGTTAGTGATTGAATACTATAATCCTGAATGGATCATCCCCTACAACACCAATGCACAGCGTATTGCTGATTATGCAATATCGCTTTCATATACATTATTTTTTACAGCTTTAGTGATCTGGTTGTTTCGCCGCAGTTACGATCGAGAACAACGCACTATTATGCTGCAGAAAAAAGAACTGGAAACTTTGTATGCCGATGCGCAGGAAAAGAACATTTACATTCAGTCGCTTATTCGTGAACTGCATCATCGTGTAAAAAACAACCTGCAGGTGGTATCAAGTTTAATGAGTCTGCAATCGAACCGGGTGGAAGATGAACATGCAAAAACAGCACTGCAGGAAAGTAAAACAAGAGTTGATGCCATGGCCATGATCCACCAGAAACTATATGTTGATAACGAACTTGCTGCTGTTAACATGCAGGATTACTTACAACAACTCACATCTTCATTGGCGGGTAGTTTTGGTTTGCCTGCATTTGCTGTAGAAACCACCGTGCAGCTTCCCAATCCATCAATGAATATTGATCGTGCAGTATCAATTGGACTTATTGTAAATGAACTGGTGACCAATGCCTGTAAACATGCATTTAAACAAACAACTCATCCAAAGCTTTATATACAACTGCAGCAAACAGGTGATGAATTACAACTCAGCATTGCCGATAACGGCATTGGGTTAAAAAATAATAATGAAGCAGAAAGCGGTTTTGGCCTGAAACTCGTAGATATATTAGTGAATCAGCTTGACGCCTCGATGAAAGTGACTAATAAACAAGGTACCAGGTACACTATACAAATGAAAACAGAATGA
- a CDS encoding response regulator transcription factor encodes MMTNNSILIVEDELIIANGIAELLTEEGYEVMGIAKSAAEALLICRRGNTFPAVVLCDINIKGDIKGTELALQLKEEFDAEIIFLTAYSDSRTLQQAFAADPVMYLVKPYNDTQLLVAVQMAFHKFIKRQTARSYPKLDLTDREKEIARLIAEGLTSKQVARQLFISIETVKTHRRRMLQKNNISNFPHLVYIMNRES; translated from the coding sequence ATGATGACGAATAACAGTATACTGATTGTTGAAGATGAATTGATCATTGCAAATGGCATTGCAGAACTCTTGACGGAAGAGGGATATGAAGTGATGGGGATTGCTAAATCAGCGGCAGAGGCGTTGCTCATCTGTCGCAGGGGCAATACATTTCCTGCTGTTGTATTATGCGATATCAATATCAAAGGAGATATAAAAGGAACTGAGCTTGCTTTACAATTAAAAGAAGAATTTGATGCAGAGATCATTTTCTTAACTGCTTACAGCGACAGCAGAACATTGCAACAGGCATTTGCAGCCGATCCCGTCATGTACCTCGTGAAACCTTATAACGATACGCAATTACTGGTGGCAGTACAAATGGCCTTTCATAAATTCATCAAACGTCAAACGGCACGTAGCTATCCGAAGCTTGATCTTACTGATAGAGAAAAAGAAATTGCACGTCTTATTGCAGAAGGACTCACGTCAAAGCAGGTCGCACGCCAACTCTTCATCAGTATTGAAACAGTGAAGACCCACCGCAGGCGCATGTTGCAGAAAAATAATATCAGCAACTTTCCGCATTTGGTGTATATCATGAACAGGGAGAGTTAA
- a CDS encoding YccF domain-containing protein has product MNFLGNLIWLIFGGLFAALGYLFGGIILCVTIVGIPFGLQCFKLAGIVLWPFGKKVVSDSSQTGCLSVFANIIWIIFGGVEVALTHIIMGALLYITIIGIPWGRQHFKLLEISLMPFGKRVVDAA; this is encoded by the coding sequence ATGAACTTTCTCGGCAATCTTATCTGGCTCATATTTGGCGGTCTCTTTGCTGCACTTGGTTATTTATTCGGAGGCATTATATTATGCGTTACCATTGTTGGTATTCCGTTCGGATTGCAGTGTTTTAAACTCGCAGGCATTGTGTTATGGCCTTTTGGCAAAAAAGTAGTGAGTGACTCGTCACAAACGGGTTGCTTATCGGTATTCGCAAATATTATCTGGATCATCTTTGGTGGTGTTGAAGTGGCACTTACGCATATCATCATGGGTGCATTACTGTATATCACAATCATTGGCATTCCCTGGGGAAGACAGCATTTTAAACTACTTGAAATTTCGTTGATGCCCTTTGGTAAAAGGGTGGTTGATGCTGCCTAA